The Chaetodon trifascialis isolate fChaTrf1 chromosome 17, fChaTrf1.hap1, whole genome shotgun sequence genome has a segment encoding these proteins:
- the fam221a gene encoding protein FAM221A, with the protein METICLDKSAVEAVDDYWEYRRIVGDDDGGKLFTPEQYEEYKRKVLPQRLKNRLYVSSGVPGGIDCKLIGPETQCFCTHRYKQHKTDFEVVPSERPLALPCQVRGCHCPAYQYVPRVGPNPVRCRCKHLPQDHSEAAGHLCKKCSTCSGFQSPYTCGCGQPSAAHRTLVETKTEREARGQPTGRDVPYAAMGGLTGFSSLLDGYLALEQSGSDQDREDGSQQRASRLTEAPTKASSSYPL; encoded by the exons ATGGAGACAATATGTCTCGATAAATCAGCAGTAGAAGCAGTGGATGACTACTGGGAGTACAGAAG GATtgttggtgatgatgatggaggaaaGCTGTTCACTCCAGAGCAATATGAGGAGTACAAGAGGAAGGTGCTCCCTCAGCGACTGAAAAACAGGCTGTATGTGAGCTCTGGGGTCCCAGGAGGGATCGACTGCAAACTCATTGGCCCTGAGACCCAGTGCTTCTGTACACATAG GTACAAGCAACATAAGACCGACTTTGAAGTGGTTCCCTCTGAGCGACCCCTCGCTCTACCATGCCAGGTCAGAGGATGTCATTGTCCTGCCTACCAGTATGTTCCCCGGGTCGGGCCAAACCCTGTTCGCTGCAGGTGTAAACACCTACCACAGGatcacagtgaagctgctggCCACTTGTGCAAAAAGT GCAGCACCTGTTCTGGCTTCCAGAGCCCCTACACCTGTGGGTGTGGCCAGCCCAGCGCTGCCCACCGGACCCTA gttgagacaaaaacagagagggaggcacGCGGTCAGCCCACAGGTAGGGATGTCCCTTATGCTGCCATGGGAGGGCTGACAGGGTTCAGCTCCTTGTTGGATGGTTACCTCGCTTTGGAACAAAGTGG TTCGGATCAAGACAGAGAAGATGGCTCTCAGCAGAGAGCATCAAGGCTCACAGAAGCGCCTACTAAAGCATCCAGCTCTTATCCACTGTAA
- the ccdc126 gene encoding coiled-coil domain-containing protein 126, giving the protein MLGALLRRNMSQKLSVLLLVFGLAWGLMLLRYTVQQPRHQSSAELREQILELSRRYVKVLTEENQNAPGGPQGTSMAGYADLKRTIAVLLDDILTRLVKLEGKIELVVNASSTNTSHTAGGVLASAAAALQKSSKQETPGSHPGTSRLHPHFPNRPQPHQGA; this is encoded by the exons ATGCTGGGTGCACTCCTGCGGAGGAACATGTCCCAGAAGCtgagtgtgctgctgctggtattCGGCCTGGCTTGGGGACTTATGTTGCTGCGCTACACTGTGCAGCAGCCTCGCCATCAGAGCAGTGCCGAGCTACGTGAGCAGATCCTAGAGCTCAGCCGGCGATACGTCAAGGTCCTGACAGAGGAGAACCAGAATGCACCAGGTGGGCCACAGGGAACCTCCATGGCTGGTTATG ctgatctgaagAGGACTATAGCTGTGTTACTGGACGACATTCTGACACGGCTGGTCAAACTAGAGGGCAAAATTGAGTTGGTGGTGAACGCCTCCTCCACTAACACCTCCCACACAGCAGGGGGCGTGCTTGCCTCTGCTGCGGCTGCCCTACAGAAATCCTCAAAGCAGGAGACACCTGGCAGCCACCCAGGGACGTCACGCCTTCATCCACATTTCCCTAATAGGCCTCAGCCACATCAAGGAGCATAG